ACAGGCTGGCAGACAATCCGAAAGTCCCTCACCATCCCAGCGCTCATTCTGGACAAACAGCACAGCTGTGGCAAAGGTAGCTGTCCGGGACCCACGGGGTACGGTCTGGTCGTCTAGGTAACCAAGTTTTGCTTCCCCCTCGCCATTGGGATCACCCACATACTGGCCCAGAATAACATCATCCAGCGACACTGGCCGGACACACTTCAACACCTTCACCTGCAGGAGAGACAGGGctcagcacacacactgcagtgtGCGAACGTTGCAGAGAAACATGCTGTCTCTAAGGCTGCCACAGCTTCTTAAAGAGAGTCTCTGTAAGTCACCTTCTCATCTCTGACGTCATCCGAGCTCGTGGAGGCCGGCTTCTCCATGGCAACCAGGCTCAACATCTGCAACAGGTGATTCTGCATGACATCCCTGGGACAGAGAGAGCAGCTTCAGTCAATTCAGCAGTGAACCTCTGACGAAGACAAACTCTACAGACAATGGGAAAGAGGGGCACAAAGACTTGTGGTGCAACATACCGGATAATGCCGAACTCATCGAAGTATCCCCCTCTGCCTTGTGTCCCAAAGGGTTCCTTAAAGGTCAGAACCACACATGCCACACTGTCCCGGTTCCAGATTGGGCCAAAGATTCGGTTCCCAAACCTGTGGGAGAGACAGTGAACACAGTGAAGCAGTCAATCAGGTCACCAGATCTTGAGTGATGTACAGGATCAGGTGCTGATTTGTGTAGACATTTGTTTCGAGAGAGAGCTTCCCCAGGTCCTGACCTCAGCACCATGAGGTTCTGGACCATCTCCTTCCCCAAGTAGTGGTCAATGCGGTAGATCTGCTCCTCTGAGAACAGTGAGGACAGGTGCTTGGACAGCTGGTCCGAGCTCTCCAGGTCCTTCCCAAAAGGCTTCTCCACAATCACCCGATTCCAGCCCCTGGGAGACAAGGAGAGAGAAACATGAGTAAGGATAAAGAGAGGGAAGTGGTCAATACATACAAAGTCTTATTACTTTGGATGAATATTTGGTGCTCCAGAAACATAACCATTGGACCCCACTGTGGACCCCCACAGACACAATCTCCACTTTCAATTcatatacttaaaaaaaaatctctgaaaAAGTTTCTGAAAACACAGTGTGAGGAGACAGGCTGACCTGAGGACAATTCAAGACCCCAGTTCAAGAGAAACTCTGAGAAACTCTTCTCATACCGAGTAGACAAGTGTCTTTTGATTGTGAATCTTCTCTCCAATAACAGCATGACAATGCAAATCTATACACCTACGCAAAAAGCAGATTACAGCACTGCTCGTGCTGCCCCTGACGTCACCCCCTCTGAAATCTAGAGGGAAACTCGAGCAGCGTTTTGGCAGAGTTCAAGCAGGCAGAGGTGATTTTGCCCGTGGGAATTATCCTCTGCCCAGACAGTGGTGTTGTGGATGAATGTTGTGCAGGAATCGTGCTGCAGCAGCCAAATACAGATCAGAGTCACACAGTAACACTGATGAGATGGTGCAACACAGGACCAGTCACATGACTGGGAAAAGAGGAACAGGCCTCTGGCACTGAGAGCAATGAGGAACAGGGGCACAGCAGCGCCCCCCAGTGGCAGCAGAGCTGCAGGACGTTCGTACTTGGTGCTCATGCAGGCACGGCGGATATTCCGGGTGACATCCTGGTACACGCTCGGGGGCAGCGCCAGGTAGAAGAGGCGATTGGCACAGGTCCCGTTGGGCAGCGAGGAGATGTGGGCATCGAGGCTGCGGAACGACGCCTCTTCGCCGTAGCGCCCAGAAAGGTAGGAGTTCCGCTGGAAGAACTGAGTTAGCTTTTCCTGCTCCGACTCCACTGCCTGGGAACACAGAGAGGCATACAGACCGTGAGCTGAGGGAATGCAGGGCTGGGAGGGTACGTTGTGCTGGTAATCAAAGGCTTCAGTCAATGAAAGACcgcacattttcatttttactgctGCTTGGTAAGGAAAAGAAGTCATAC
This genomic window from Lepisosteus oculatus isolate fLepOcu1 chromosome 2, fLepOcu1.hap2, whole genome shotgun sequence contains:
- the g6pd gene encoding glucose-6-phosphate 1-dehydrogenase isoform X2, with protein sequence MNSPPQTPLSRSEVFGQLRKELYDDEEFHQSDTHIFIIMGASGDLAKKKIYPTLWWLFRDSLLPEDTRFVGFARSNLTVDDILKNSGPYLKAVESEQEKLTQFFQRNSYLSGRYGEEASFRSLDAHISSLPNGTCANRLFYLALPPSVYQDVTRNIRRACMSTKGWNRVIVEKPFGKDLESSDQLSKHLSSLFSEEQIYRIDHYLGKEMVQNLMVLRFGNRIFGPIWNRDSVACVVLTFKEPFGTQGRGGYFDEFGIIRDVMQNHLLQMLSLVAMEKPASTSSDDVRDEKVKVLKCVRPVSLDDVILGQYVGDPNGEGEAKLGYLDDQTVPRGSRTATFATAVLFVQNERWDGVPFVLRCGKALNERKAEVRLQFCDVPGDIFGKHCKRNELVIRVQPNEAVYAKMMTKKPGMFFNPEEAELDLTYGSRYRDMKLPDAYERLILDVFCGSQMHFVRSDELREAWRIFTPLLHKIESEKIQPLPYTYGSRGPAEADELLKKVGFRYEGTYKWVNPHKL